CCGAGTGGACTAATGGTTCTGCTAATGTTATCTTTCATGTCTCAGTATTTTGTGAGGCCCCTcctccttttgctttctttcctatttatagtgtattttaaacatttgaagTCAGCTGAGCATGTTTGTGTTTAAGCTTCTTGCATTTATAAGTTTTCATCAAAATTAGGAAAGTCTGTAAATTGGCCCATGACTGCTCATCTGTTCACTTGATCTGGTCTCAAGGACTAGCCATTTTCTCAGTCTTTATCTTTGCTTCAGTTTGGATAATTTTTGAAGCTTTATTTGTTGTATCTTCGATTCCATTAGCCTATGGTTTTGCCTCTGTGCTAATATTAGTAAAAATTTTAACATTCATTCAATTTTTGGTTCTAATAGTCCTGCCTAATTCTTTTAGAAATCTTTTATTCCCCTTGTATTCATGTTCCATGTTTACCACTGAATTCTTAAGCATGGTAATGCATTTAGAAatgcttaaatttattttgtctAATCTATTTCTTTTCATGTTCGTGTCTGTGAAACCCCATTTCCCCACGTCTTACACAACACCGTGCTGTGTCTTGACCAAGATAGTATTTCCTGACCAGCTAATGAATGTGGTGAGGGTTGCGTATCTGGAATTTGTAGTCTTCCTTTTAGGGTTACCTTTTGCTCTGCTGGGCAATTATATATGGGTAAGTCTGGGTACAGGATCCCATCTCATTCAAAAATATTCGTTATTCATGGTTAACTATGGTCTGCAAAATACTTGTATTTGTCCTAACTCTTTCAAGAGGGAATGATCACAGCCATAACATTTGTTTTACAACATACTGTTGTGTTCTATGTTGTTATTAGTTGTAGTTGTTAATCTTTCTCGAATTTGTAAGTTAAGCTCAtcatgaatgtgtgcacacagaaaaGCAGAGACTTTGCATTCCTCAGTCCTAAGTGCACGTCCAGATGCCCTTTGGGTGTCTTGCAATGCCTCTCCAATGGGAAGGGAGCTGGTGAGTGGCAAACTGCTTGGAAAGCTTCCGTCGCCTAGTCTTGGAAAGTTACTTATCTGCAGAGTTAGGGGTACCTTACTGCTATCCCTTGATTCCTCTATTGTCAGCTAAATGCCCCATGTGATCAACAAGGACAGCGCGTGCCGCTGGTAGGTGAGTGTGGGGGACCGTGGAACCTACAGCTCATCTGACCTCTATAGACTGGCTGCTTTGAGAAGACCTGTGACTGGGAACTGCATGCTCCGCAGTCCTGGAGCAGTCAGTgcgagccagagaggatggagttCTGGCCTGTTTGTCACTCTTTGGAGCTCTTCCCTACTACAGCAGCCAAACAAGGCTTCCTGAATTCTTGTTCTTTTCCTCAACATAGGAAGTTTTGGAAGTGCTCAGGCTCGCCTTCCTGGTTTGCAGCAGCACAGTGTGGAAACTTCTAGGCAGCCTGTGGAGCAGCCTGATGGATCAAGTTTACTTCTCATAccttaaaaaataagccatgattTCTATTATTGTTCAATTTCTGGAAAGGAACTCTGACTGTTTTGTCCTATCTCCTGGTTGTTTATCAAACTTTCCCATActtctctgtatttttaaaaacacaattccTCGTATCCCACTTCACGTGACACTTTTGAAACAAGTACTAGCTGACCAGTTGCTTTGCTCACATTGACCGAACAGTTgtcaatattttagaaaaaaatcattattccaCTTTCAAGTTAGAAATTCCTTATGTAACCAAGCATTTTACTACACCATATACAGTTactgtttattttatacatcAACATAGAACTGCATTTCAAtgttgaattttcattttaaggGGCAGTGTTATTTATATTAAACTTTATTTGCCGTATCAACCCAAATCATCATCAATCTAGAGGAGATGTTATCCTATCATTCTCCTATAATTGAAGCGTAACTCCCAATATCTAAATAAGCTACCCACCTAAGTGCAACAatttaaacacatatattttcaaGATCTTTACATATTATTTAAGATACCAGTTTATCACAAAATGAAAGCAGTGATGAGCTGTAAATTTCGTAAAATTTAGAAGGCTGCAGCCTGGCGAGTGCAAGTTCCATGTTTATTTTGCAGAATGGCAGAACATTTCTTTATCCTTTAGATGAAGTCAAGCCATGACCTGTTGTTCAGTGTTAGAAGCCCACATATTTTGGTCTGGAGCATGGTTTCTTCTAGAAGACTCCGGATTTAATCAGTTGTCCACTGGGTAGAAGTagaacacacaattaaaaagggAAGGCAGTTGAAATTTATGTAAGGAGAAAATTGATGTAAACTATCAATTCTCTCACTCTCAAGAGTGGGGCCTCTTTATGCAATCAGTATTGCATACAGCAGTCCTTAATAGCAACAAGGACATTCCTCAGTGTGTAAATCAGTTACTACATGATATCTAGAAAACTACATAGTTTTCATTGATAAACATGGGTTGGACcaggagatggcccagcagataGCCTGACatcttgggtttgatccctgtAACACACATAAGGGGAGGAGAGGATACTTCTGCAAGGTCATGTCTTctgcattatacacacacacacacacacacacacacacacacacacacacacacaccttggtacATACATGCTTATCCAAATGCATATACTCCGTGATAAATCAATgtaattttcacatttaaaactGCATTATCAAGGAATAAAGTATGTGGTGGAACCTTGAATGCATATTACTAAGTGAAAAGAGCCACCCTTAAAAGCTACATGACAATCTACTAAGGACAAAGTGTACAAATGGTGAAAGATCAGTGATTGCCTGAGTTTTGAGGGAAGAATGGACCAGCTAGATAGAATGCAAGAATATTATATTGTATGTGAAGCACATGAAACTGATAAAATAGCTAAAAATTTATGAATGGAACATAACTATTGCTTGAAGACAGCCAGGGCTCACCAGTCAACAGTAagcaaaatagattttaaaacacTGGATTTTCAATCTGACAAAAAGTTTGACATTGTAGGAGAATGACAGCTGTCCTCAGATTGATTGTCAAGTGGGAAAGCCATCAGGCCTCTTCTGAGCCACTTTAAGAGTCTCTTGTATGATAGCCTGCATTCTGAAAGCATTTAAATCCTAATAAACATATACCAGGGGCCGGAGACAGCCCAGAGTTAACAGCTCTAGCTCTTAGATTCCCAGTACCCctgttaggtggctcacaaccacctgttactcaAAGGAACATGACagcttctcctggcctctgtggggaccTGGACACAATGGCATtaactcacacagacatacacacataaaagagaatacatataaaataaatttcaatcaGTGTAGAGAATTTTCTAACATTTCAAGTGTTAATTCTAGgcaaaataaattattgtttGGGAGATTTtgtaactcattttaaaatattagaaccCTAAGATTTAAACAAATCTGCTCagacaaaacaataaacagataATATGGCTTCAGAGATCAAACTCCATGTTCTCATCAGGTGACAGTTGCTCAGTAGACTTAAACAATGAGAATTTGGTGAGAGGAATATTAAGGTTCTCCCCAAAGTGGCATTACAAATTCTTCCAGAGAAAATAGAAGAATGATCGGATGCATTAAAAAGGAGGATACCAACAGCATGTGAGGACTGTGCATCTCTGTGAGAACTCCACACTTACCAGGATTCCTGGATCTGGAACGGGGTTAGGCCTTGCAAACCTCTTTCccaatttcttcttctctttccttaggTTTTGCATGTATTGGATACGTTTATTCAAAGACTTgaggaaaattgaaaaacaaaaccaaaaaacaaatagaacCTTTCAGAACATATGAAGCTAACATgtgtttcatttttggtttttgtcaaaAGGTTGAGAGCAATACACAATCTACTTAGCTAATAgaggtaggaaaaaaaatcacaaaacaaaactcaaaactatTTTCAAATCGACCCACTATGTATCATCAGGAGGGCTGCCAGAGGGCCTTATTTACTCTTGATTCTCACATTAATACCATGCATGGTATTAATgcacattaattaattaacattaattaattaaaacatgcATGTTTCTATAAACCCAGATTCATAGTCAtgcattttcaattttattttaaaaataatttcattaaaatgttcAAATGGATAGTCTTATTACATGTTTCATTTCATACACCCATGTCCTTGGAAAAGCGGGTCTACTTTTTATTCTGGCTCCCAAATCTAGTCTTTTATGTCACCATTGTGTGGCGTCTGTGAGTACCATAGGCCcccaaaatgaaaactgaatgcTTGGAAGAGATGACATGCACTGTAGAGAGAGCTGCTGATGGGAGAGTCAGGGTGATGCTCTGTCCACAGGGACAGGGAGAGTCAGGGTGATGCTCTGtccacagagacagggagagtcAGGGTGATGCTCTGtccacagagacagggagagtcAGGGTGATGCTCTGTCCACAGGGACAGGGAGAGTCAGGGTGATGCTCTGTACACAGGGACAGGGAGAGTCAGGGTGATGCTCTGTCCACAGAGACAGACCTTCAAATCAGTGAAGTCTGTTTCCCCGTGATCCAAACTGTGGAAGTAATCAGAAGATCCTCCTGTGGGTCGGGGGAGACCTGTACGCAAATGCTCACAGTAGCATTGTAGATCAATGCTACTGTAGTTCAT
The sequence above is drawn from the Peromyscus leucopus breed LL Stock chromosome 1, UCI_PerLeu_2.1, whole genome shotgun sequence genome and encodes:
- the Ccdc179 gene encoding coiled-coil domain-containing protein 179; translation: MCLERVRDEEPAQVYPEGPRRHHPSEVSARQSLNKRIQYMQNLRKEKKKLGKRFARPNPVPDPGILWTTD